In Octopus bimaculoides isolate UCB-OBI-ISO-001 chromosome 26, ASM119413v2, whole genome shotgun sequence, the following are encoded in one genomic region:
- the LOC106872587 gene encoding uncharacterized protein LOC106872587, protein MDLRRYVSADDLLHLYERDKTPRQKQSTGRKYRTLQRTNEHLPSPLLDSPKMNMDLTPLSPSRTAENHNLSSAVKSAYISNEYLRIRDFINRTDPDILQQILLRTLEYRNSKDIIALGIIFPRNHFSTYNNYHCARCHKQYNPMDKEHCLLRHSVQYVRKIQQDDKGSNFFCRLCGKTFYLKNVFIYTENITNQNTGYCFVGLHTNDARLVRYGGEAKTCEEYGCVEFYV, encoded by the coding sequence ATGGATTTGCGGAGATATGTCAGTGCTGATGATCTTTTACATTTGTATGAAAGAGATAAAACTCCAAGACAAAAGCAATCTACTGGACGGAAATATCGGACTCTACAACGAACTAACGAACATCTTCCTTCACCTCTACTTGATTCTCCAAAAATGAACATGGATTTGACACCGTTGTCTCCATCAAGAACAGCAGAGAATCATAACCTAAGCTCAGCTGTTAAAAGTGCTTACATCAGTAATGAATACCTGAGAATAAGGGATTTCATAAACCGAACTGATCCAGATATATTGCAACAAATTCTTCTCAGGACATTGGAGTACCGTAACTCAAAAGACATTATAGCACTGGGTATAATTTTCCCCCGTAATCATTTCTCGACATACAACAACTACCACTGTGCACGCTGTCACAAACAATATAACCCGATGGACAAAGAGCATTGTTTGTTGCGCCATTCTGTTCAGTATGTTCGTAAAATTCAACAAGATGACAAAGGATCGAATTTTTTCTGTCGTCTCTGTGGTAAAACTTTCTATCTTAAGAATGTCTTCATTTATACAGAGAATATAACCAATCAAAACACTGGTTATTGTTTTGTTGGCCTGCACACCAATGATGCTCGTCTAGTTAGATATGGTGGGGAGGCAAAGACCTGTGAGGAATATGGTTGCGTAGAATTTTACGTGTGA